One window of the Benincasa hispida cultivar B227 chromosome 3, ASM972705v1, whole genome shotgun sequence genome contains the following:
- the LOC120072958 gene encoding uncharacterized protein LOC120072958 translates to MEMISFMTMFFLFLLATPSLSSPKGGSENGEMDFSSSSSSSEVYEIDYRGPETHSSHISPPDHSHGRPWINHHDQHQLQPKQPPFKPDPYPLKGSKAGVHD, encoded by the exons ATGGAGATGATAAGCTTTATGACCAtgttcttcctcttcctccttGCTACCCCTTCACTTTCTTCTCCTAAAG gtggatctgaaaatggtgaaatggatttttcttcttcttcttcttcatcagagGTTTATGAAATAGATTATAGAGGACCAGAAACTCACTCATCTCATATTTCTCCACCTGATCATTCCCATGGAAGGCCTTGGATTAATCATCATGATCAACATCAACTTCAACCCAAACAACCTCCTTTCAAGCCTGATCCATACCCACTCAAG GGAAGCAAAGCGGGTGTGCATGATTGA
- the LOC120072617 gene encoding uncharacterized protein LOC120072617 isoform X1, whose amino-acid sequence MDTQYFSTPPSKGTTLKSGSITTPGSSPLLPSITRLWRPSAQRNIRNQWSKLSSLKQQWASSSSSGRSHATSIVNAYLSEKYMPSMELGSLNDMIDIRNKACLKLSKQQELYRSKLLSSYKEMVDVVVQMVNASRLMKCYFKRSSSSSLIQFSTSSEDNHNEDAGDGGGVSVFTLLTIPCFEKLAEELVHMFGLELNLKRLLLMELLSLSSESSTKSLVWSEELYSGEFNNLRLCNLWSKETSELLHPTLKGHECSTPIVSRTQHPNAEVLQVYLVTWLADVNIHTKRVDEIFELVSEEIHVSLS is encoded by the exons ATGGACACTCAATATTTCTCTACACCTCCTTCTAAAGGAACTACTTTGAAATCTGGAAGCATTACGACCCCAGGCTCATCGCCTCTACTTCCGTCGATAACAAGGCTATGGAGGCCATCAGCACAAAGGAACATTAGGAATCAATGGTCGAAGTTGTCGTCACTCAAACAACAAtgggcttcttcttcttcaagcgGGCGATCTCATGCTACCTCCATTGTCAATGCTTATTTGTCTGAAAA GTACATGCCTTCTATGGAGCTGGGTTCTCTCAACGACATGATTGATATACGAAACAAAGCTTGTTTGAAATTGTCTAAGCAGCAG GAACTTTATCGAAGTAAACTCTTATCTTCTTACAAGGAAATG GTTGATGTTGTAGTTCAGATGGTAAATGCAAGCAGACTAATGAAGTGTTATTTCAAGAGATCAAGTAGTAGTTCACTCATACAATTTTCAACTAGCTCTGAGGACAATCACAATGAAGATGCCGGAGATGGTGGTGGCGTCTCAGTATTTACATTATTGACAATCCCTTGCTTTG AGAAATTGGCAGAGGAGCTTGTTCATATGTTTGGGTTGGAGCTGAATCTGAAG CGTCTGCTTTTGATGGAACTACTTTCTCTTAGTTCTGAATCCTCAACCAAAAGCTTGGTCTGGTCGGAAGAGCTTTACTCGGGGGAATTCAACAACTTGCGTTTGTGCAACTTGTGGTCCAAGGAAACCAGCGAGCTGCTCCATCCAACCTTGAAGGGTCATGAATGCAGTACACCTATTGTCAGTCGTACCCAACACCCAAATGCAGAAGTTTTGCAG GTTTATCTTGTCACATGGCTTGCAGATGTGAACATACACACAAAAAG AGTAgatgaaatatttgaattggTTAGTGAGGAGATTCATGTCAGCCTATCCTAG
- the LOC120072617 gene encoding uncharacterized protein LOC120072617 isoform X2, whose protein sequence is MDTQYFSTPPSKGTTLKSGSITTPGSSPLLPSITRLWRPSAQRNIRNQWSKLSSLKQQWASSSSSGRSHATSIVNAYLSEKYMPSMELGSLNDMIDIRNKACLKLSKQQVDVVVQMVNASRLMKCYFKRSSSSSLIQFSTSSEDNHNEDAGDGGGVSVFTLLTIPCFEKLAEELVHMFGLELNLKRLLLMELLSLSSESSTKSLVWSEELYSGEFNNLRLCNLWSKETSELLHPTLKGHECSTPIVSRTQHPNAEVLQVYLVTWLADVNIHTKRVDEIFELVSEEIHVSLS, encoded by the exons ATGGACACTCAATATTTCTCTACACCTCCTTCTAAAGGAACTACTTTGAAATCTGGAAGCATTACGACCCCAGGCTCATCGCCTCTACTTCCGTCGATAACAAGGCTATGGAGGCCATCAGCACAAAGGAACATTAGGAATCAATGGTCGAAGTTGTCGTCACTCAAACAACAAtgggcttcttcttcttcaagcgGGCGATCTCATGCTACCTCCATTGTCAATGCTTATTTGTCTGAAAA GTACATGCCTTCTATGGAGCTGGGTTCTCTCAACGACATGATTGATATACGAAACAAAGCTTGTTTGAAATTGTCTAAGCAGCAG GTTGATGTTGTAGTTCAGATGGTAAATGCAAGCAGACTAATGAAGTGTTATTTCAAGAGATCAAGTAGTAGTTCACTCATACAATTTTCAACTAGCTCTGAGGACAATCACAATGAAGATGCCGGAGATGGTGGTGGCGTCTCAGTATTTACATTATTGACAATCCCTTGCTTTG AGAAATTGGCAGAGGAGCTTGTTCATATGTTTGGGTTGGAGCTGAATCTGAAG CGTCTGCTTTTGATGGAACTACTTTCTCTTAGTTCTGAATCCTCAACCAAAAGCTTGGTCTGGTCGGAAGAGCTTTACTCGGGGGAATTCAACAACTTGCGTTTGTGCAACTTGTGGTCCAAGGAAACCAGCGAGCTGCTCCATCCAACCTTGAAGGGTCATGAATGCAGTACACCTATTGTCAGTCGTACCCAACACCCAAATGCAGAAGTTTTGCAG GTTTATCTTGTCACATGGCTTGCAGATGTGAACATACACACAAAAAG AGTAgatgaaatatttgaattggTTAGTGAGGAGATTCATGTCAGCCTATCCTAG
- the LOC120072617 gene encoding uncharacterized protein LOC120072617 isoform X3 yields the protein MTFGHGEMNTLFQELYRSKLLSSYKEMVDVVVQMVNASRLMKCYFKRSSSSSLIQFSTSSEDNHNEDAGDGGGVSVFTLLTIPCFEKLAEELVHMFGLELNLKRLLLMELLSLSSESSTKSLVWSEELYSGEFNNLRLCNLWSKETSELLHPTLKGHECSTPIVSRTQHPNAEVLQVYLVTWLADVNIHTKRVDEIFELVSEEIHVSLS from the exons ATGACTTTTGGGCATGGGGAGATGAATACACTTTTTCAG GAACTTTATCGAAGTAAACTCTTATCTTCTTACAAGGAAATG GTTGATGTTGTAGTTCAGATGGTAAATGCAAGCAGACTAATGAAGTGTTATTTCAAGAGATCAAGTAGTAGTTCACTCATACAATTTTCAACTAGCTCTGAGGACAATCACAATGAAGATGCCGGAGATGGTGGTGGCGTCTCAGTATTTACATTATTGACAATCCCTTGCTTTG AGAAATTGGCAGAGGAGCTTGTTCATATGTTTGGGTTGGAGCTGAATCTGAAG CGTCTGCTTTTGATGGAACTACTTTCTCTTAGTTCTGAATCCTCAACCAAAAGCTTGGTCTGGTCGGAAGAGCTTTACTCGGGGGAATTCAACAACTTGCGTTTGTGCAACTTGTGGTCCAAGGAAACCAGCGAGCTGCTCCATCCAACCTTGAAGGGTCATGAATGCAGTACACCTATTGTCAGTCGTACCCAACACCCAAATGCAGAAGTTTTGCAG GTTTATCTTGTCACATGGCTTGCAGATGTGAACATACACACAAAAAG AGTAgatgaaatatttgaattggTTAGTGAGGAGATTCATGTCAGCCTATCCTAG